Proteins from one Mesoplodon densirostris isolate mMesDen1 chromosome 1, mMesDen1 primary haplotype, whole genome shotgun sequence genomic window:
- the PDCD4 gene encoding programmed cell death protein 4, whose product MDVENERILNVNPAEPDNLSDSLFSGDEENAGTEEIKNEINGNWISASSINEARINAKVKRRLRKNSSRDSGRGDSVSDNGSEGLRSGVTVPTSPKGRLLDRRSRSGKGRGLPKKGGAGGKGVWGTPGQVYDVEEVDVKDPNYDDDQENCVYETVVLPLDETAFEKTLTPIIQEYFEHGDTNEVAEMLRDLNLGEMKSGVPVLAVSLALEGKASHREMTSKLLSDLCGTVMSTNDVEKSFDKLLKDLPELALDTPRAPQLVGQFIARAVGDGILCNTYIDSYKGTVDCVQARAALDKATVLLSMSKGGKRKDSVWGSGGGQQSLNHLVKEIDMLLKEYLLSGDISEAEHCLKELEVPHFHHELVYEAIVMVLESTGESTFKMVLDLLKSLWKSSTITLDQMKRGYERIYSEIPDINLDVPHSYSVLERFVEECFQAGIISRQLRDLCPSRGRKRFVSEGDGGRLKPESY is encoded by the exons agccTGATAATTTAAGTGACTCTCTCTTTTCTGGTGATGAAGAAAATGCTGGGACTGAGGAAATAAAGAATGAGATAAATGGAAATTGGATTTCAGCATCCTCCATTAATGAAGCTAGAATTAATGCCAAGGTGAAAAGGCGGCTACGGAAAAACTCGTCCCGGGACTCGGGCAGAGGCGATTCTGTCAGTGATAACGGAAGTGAAGGCCTTAGAAGTGGAGTAACTGTACCAACCAGTCCAAAGGGAAGGTTGCTAGATAGGCGATCCAGATCTGGGAAAGGAAGGGGACTACCAAAGAAAG GTGGTGCTGGAGGCAAAGGTGTCTGGGGTACACCTGGACAGGTATATGATGTGGAGGAGGTGGATGTGAAAGATCCTAACTATGATGATGACCAG GAAAACTGTGTTTATGAAACTGTAGTTTTGCCTTTGGATGAAACGGCATTTGAGAAGACTTTAACACCAATCATACAGGAATATTTTGAGCACGGAGATACTAATGAAGTTGCT gaAATGCTAAGAGATTTAAATCTTGGCGAAATGAAAAGTGGAGTACCAGTGTTGGCAGTGTCTTTGGCGTTGGAGGGAAAAGCTAGTCATAGAGAAATGACATCTAAGCTTCTTTCTGACCTTTGTGGGACAGTAATGAGCACAAATGAtgtagaaaaatcatttgataaatTGTTGAAAGATCTACCTGAATTAGCATTGGATACTCCTAGAGCACCACAG ttGGTGGGCCAGTTTATTGCTAGAGCTGTTGGAGATGGAATTTTATGTAATACCTATATTGATAGTTACAAAGGAACTGTAGATTGTGTACAGGCTAG agctgCTCTGGACAAGGCTACTGTGCTTCTGAGTATGTCTAAAGGTGGAAAGCGCAAGGACAGTGTTTGGGGCTCTGGAGGTGGGCAGCAGTCTCTTAACCACCTTGTTAAAGAG ATTGATATGCTGCTGAAAGAGTATTTACTCTCTGGAGACATATCTGAAGCTGAACATTGCCTTAAGGAACTGGAAGTACCTCATTTTCACCATGAGCTTGTATATGAA GCCATTGTAATGGTTTTAGAGTCAACTGGAGAAAGTACATTTAAGATGGTTTTGGACTTATTAAAATCTCTTTGGAAATCTTCTACCATTACTCTAGACCAAATGAAAAGA GGTTATGAGAGAATTTACAGTGAAATTCCAGACATTAATCTGGATGTCCCACATTCATACTCTGTGCTTGAGCGATTTGTAGAAGAATGTTTTCAGGCTGGAATAATTTCCAGACAACTCAGAGATCTTTGTCCCTCAAG